One Rutidosis leptorrhynchoides isolate AG116_Rl617_1_P2 unplaced genomic scaffold, CSIRO_AGI_Rlap_v1 contig545, whole genome shotgun sequence DNA window includes the following coding sequences:
- the LOC139884383 gene encoding endoglucanase 17-like isoform X2 — translation MAFTTTMLSWSVIEFGGLMKGELQNAKSAIRWATDYLLKATSHPNTIYVQVGDANKDHACWERPEDMDTPRSVFKIDQNNPGSDVAAETAAALASASLVFKKSDATYSKLLISRAIKVFQFADKYRGAYSNGLKPDVCPFYCSYSGYQDELLWGAAWLHKATKKPTYLDYIQVNGQTLGASESDNTFGWDNKHVGARVLLSKAFLVQKVHSLHDYKGHADNFICSIIPGVPSSSSQYTPGGLLFKMSDSNMQYVTSTSFLLLTYAKYLTSSHSAVKCGGTSVTAKRLRAIAKKQVDYLLGENPLKMSYMVGYGPKYPERIHHRASSLPSISSHPEKIPCQAGFSNLNSESPNPNILVGAVVGGPDEHDMFPDQRSDYEQSEPATYINAPLVGTLAYLAHSSGQL, via the exons ATGGCTTTTACGACAACAATGCTCTCATGGAGTGTTATTGAATTTGGTGGGTTGATGAAAGGTGAGTTGCAGAATGCAAAGTCAGCTATCCGTTGGGCTACTGATTACCTCCTTAAAGCCACATCACACCCAAACACCATCTACGTTCAG GTGGGAGATGCTAACAAAGACCATGCTTGTTGGGAGAGGCCTGAAGATATGGACACACCTAGGAGTGTTTTCAAAATTGACCAAAACAACCCTGGTTCTGATGTAGCAGCAGAAACTGCTGCTGCTCTTGCATCTGCATCTCTGGTCTTTAAGAAGAGTGACGCAACTTACTCCAAGCTTCTGATCAGCAGGGCTATTAAG GTGTTCCAATTTGCTGACAAGTACAGAGGAGCATACAGCAATGGACTGAAGCCAGACGTGTGTCCATTCTATTGCTCTTACTCTGGTTATCAg GATGAGCTGTTATGGGGTGCTGCTTGGCTTCACAAGGCTACCAAGAAACCAACTTACCTGGACTACATTCAAGTAAATGGTCAGACTCTCGGAGCTTCTGAATCTGACAACACTTTTGGTTGGGATAATAAACATGTTGGCGCAAGGGTCCTTCTTTCCAAGGCATTTCTTGTTCAAAAGGTGCATTCCCTCCATGATTACAAAGGCCATGCAGATAATTTCATCTGTTCTATCATCCCTGGAGTCCCTTCCTCTTCATCCCAGTATACTCCAG GTGGTCTTCTATTCAAGATGAGTGATAGCAACATGCAGTATGTGACATCCACTTCCTTCCTCCTCTTAACATATGCCAAGTACCTAACGTCCTCCCACTCCGCCGTCAAGTGTGGCGGAACCTCCGTCACCGCCAAGAGACTGAGAGCAATTGCCAAGAAACAG GTGGATTATTTGCTCGGAGAGAACCCATTGAAGATGTCCTACATGGTGGGGTACGGTCCGAAATACCCAGAAAGAATCCATCACAGGGCTTCATCACTACCGTCCATTTCCTCACACCCAGAAAAGATCCCATGCCAAGCTGGCTTCAGTAATTTGAACTCTGAATCTCCGAATCCAAACATCCTTGTGGGGGCGGTCGTTGGTGGTCCAGACGAACATGACATGTTCCCAGACCAACGGTCAGATTATGAGCAGTCGGAGCCAGCGACCTATATCAATGCGCCACTTGTCGGAACACTGGCTTATCTAGCTCACTCATCTGGGCAGCTCTAA
- the LOC139884383 gene encoding endoglucanase 17-like isoform X1 yields the protein MNVDLVGGYYDAGDNVKFGFPMAFTTTMLSWSVIEFGGLMKGELQNAKSAIRWATDYLLKATSHPNTIYVQVGDANKDHACWERPEDMDTPRSVFKIDQNNPGSDVAAETAAALASASLVFKKSDATYSKLLISRAIKVFQFADKYRGAYSNGLKPDVCPFYCSYSGYQDELLWGAAWLHKATKKPTYLDYIQVNGQTLGASESDNTFGWDNKHVGARVLLSKAFLVQKVHSLHDYKGHADNFICSIIPGVPSSSSQYTPGGLLFKMSDSNMQYVTSTSFLLLTYAKYLTSSHSAVKCGGTSVTAKRLRAIAKKQVDYLLGENPLKMSYMVGYGPKYPERIHHRASSLPSISSHPEKIPCQAGFSNLNSESPNPNILVGAVVGGPDEHDMFPDQRSDYEQSEPATYINAPLVGTLAYLAHSSGQL from the exons ATGAAT gTTGATTTGGTTGGAGGGTACTATGATGCTGGGGACAATGTGAAGTTTGGCTTTCCAATGGCTTTTACGACAACAATGCTCTCATGGAGTGTTATTGAATTTGGTGGGTTGATGAAAGGTGAGTTGCAGAATGCAAAGTCAGCTATCCGTTGGGCTACTGATTACCTCCTTAAAGCCACATCACACCCAAACACCATCTACGTTCAG GTGGGAGATGCTAACAAAGACCATGCTTGTTGGGAGAGGCCTGAAGATATGGACACACCTAGGAGTGTTTTCAAAATTGACCAAAACAACCCTGGTTCTGATGTAGCAGCAGAAACTGCTGCTGCTCTTGCATCTGCATCTCTGGTCTTTAAGAAGAGTGACGCAACTTACTCCAAGCTTCTGATCAGCAGGGCTATTAAG GTGTTCCAATTTGCTGACAAGTACAGAGGAGCATACAGCAATGGACTGAAGCCAGACGTGTGTCCATTCTATTGCTCTTACTCTGGTTATCAg GATGAGCTGTTATGGGGTGCTGCTTGGCTTCACAAGGCTACCAAGAAACCAACTTACCTGGACTACATTCAAGTAAATGGTCAGACTCTCGGAGCTTCTGAATCTGACAACACTTTTGGTTGGGATAATAAACATGTTGGCGCAAGGGTCCTTCTTTCCAAGGCATTTCTTGTTCAAAAGGTGCATTCCCTCCATGATTACAAAGGCCATGCAGATAATTTCATCTGTTCTATCATCCCTGGAGTCCCTTCCTCTTCATCCCAGTATACTCCAG GTGGTCTTCTATTCAAGATGAGTGATAGCAACATGCAGTATGTGACATCCACTTCCTTCCTCCTCTTAACATATGCCAAGTACCTAACGTCCTCCCACTCCGCCGTCAAGTGTGGCGGAACCTCCGTCACCGCCAAGAGACTGAGAGCAATTGCCAAGAAACAG GTGGATTATTTGCTCGGAGAGAACCCATTGAAGATGTCCTACATGGTGGGGTACGGTCCGAAATACCCAGAAAGAATCCATCACAGGGCTTCATCACTACCGTCCATTTCCTCACACCCAGAAAAGATCCCATGCCAAGCTGGCTTCAGTAATTTGAACTCTGAATCTCCGAATCCAAACATCCTTGTGGGGGCGGTCGTTGGTGGTCCAGACGAACATGACATGTTCCCAGACCAACGGTCAGATTATGAGCAGTCGGAGCCAGCGACCTATATCAATGCGCCACTTGTCGGAACACTGGCTTATCTAGCTCACTCATCTGGGCAGCTCTAA
- the LOC139884385 gene encoding exopolygalacturonase clone GBGE184 has translation MANTRRNASVTIIVILGLALLSCVSANGNRRALVNAGPPVFDITKFGAVPDDENEDNFGAFIKAWNAACHSGGPAKVLVPKKTYFTGPVLFQGPCNSTVTVEILGTIKATTDLSMYDSPEWFTFEHISGLTLTGGVFDGQGAAVWKFNDCKHNKRSCARLPSNVKINHVNNSVICGVSSVNSKQFHFHIFGSNNITMYNLNVTAPDESPNTDGIHLSTVQKVTIKDSIIGTGDDCISIGQGSQQISINNITCGPGHGISVGSLGKYKDEKDVVGVEVTNVRFINTTNGARIKTWGGSITGKATNITYKNVILESVKNPVIIDQHYGKKKSTTIKDIHFINFKGTTISEAAVSMLCSSKFPCQCVELVDIELSYVGLKKTLPFVSTCEHVKAKFSGKQNPPACKLQ, from the exons ATGGCCAACACAAGAAGAAATGCTAGTGTTACTATTATTGTAATCCTTGGATTAGCTCTGCTCTCTTGTGTATCGGCCAATGGTAATCGTCGAGCACTTGTAAATGCCGGTCCCCCAGTTTTTGATATTACTAAATTTGGCGCTGTGCCAGACGATGAAAACGAGGATAATTTTGGG GCATTTATAAAGGCATGGAATGCAGCATGCCACTCTGGTGGGCCAGCCAAGGTGTTGGTTCCTAAGAAGACCTATTTTACAGGCCCAGTTCTATTTCAAGGCCCATGTAACAGCACGGTAACGGTCGAGATTCTGGGAACCATTAAAGCTACAACAGACCTTAGCATGTACGATTCTCCCGAATGGTTCACCTTCGAACACATTAGCGGTCTTACCCTTACCGGCGGAGTTTTTGACGGTCAAGGTGCTGCCGTTTGGAAGTTTAACGACTGTAAGCATAATAAAAGGAGTTGTGCACGGTTACCTTCT AACGTTAAAATCAACCATGTGAACAATTCTGTTATTTGTGGCGTGAGTTCCGTGAACAGCAAGCAATTCCATTTCCACATCTTTGGTAGCAACAACATCACCATGTATAACCTTAACGTAACAGCACCTGATGAAAGCCCAAACACAGATGGCATTCATCTGAGTACTGTTCAGAAGGTCACCATAAAGGACAGCATTATCGGTACCGGAGACGACTGTATTTCCATCGGACAAGGATCGCAACAAATTTCTATCAACAACATCACTTGCGGTCCTGGACATGGAATTAGTGTTGGAAGCCTTGGAAAGTACAAAGACGAAAAGGACGTGGTTGGTGTTGAGGTGACAAATGTCAGATTTATTAACACAACAAATGGAGCAAGAATCAAAACATGGGGAGGCTCCATTACTGGCAAAGCAACAAATATCACTTACAAGAATGTTATTCTTGAAAGCGTAAAGAACCCTGTCATTATTGATCAACACTATGGGAAGAAGAAGAGCACCACG ATTAAAGATATTCACTTCATAAACTTCAAGGGAACGACAATCTCAGAGGCAGCAGTCTCTATGCTTTGCAGTTCAAAATTCCCATGCCAATGTGTTGAATTGGTCGATATCGAATTGTCCTATGTTGGTTTAAAGAAGACTTTGCCATTCGTCTCTACCTGTGAGCATGTCAAGGCTAAATTTTCAGGCAAACAGAACCCACCCGCTTGCAAGCTGCAGTAG